In a genomic window of Leishmania donovani BPK282A1 complete genome, chromosome 32:
- a CDS encoding heat shock protein-like protein, putative produces MIDYYQFLGLNRQSGDDDVAKAYRRYALAYNPQCHPDSTDQETLQRNFMMAAQAYTVLSDPKKRAIYDIYGEEGVRHGGTGQQGVPGGIDLDFIDPNAVFTRFFGVDNPFQVIGNVDAVKNNQHNFFSVIAGMPPNPPKCPAIEVKLPVTLEDVFYGAMRRAAWNATHAGVPTLDAAVTTTEESYEVRVEKGARTGDHFTVEGRGNTYPGYARGDVVVVVDVMPHTRFRREGDDLVTKADISLRDALCGTTVTVSTMEGRELSILIDEIVDPAYRTRITGEGLPSSGVGDATRGDLIIEFTTKFPSFLTAEQKAEIGRILDAN; encoded by the coding sequence ATGATCGACTACTACCAGTTTCTGGGCTTGAACCGGCAGTCGGGTGATGACGATGTGGCAAAGGCCTATCGCCGGTACGCGCTCGCCTACAACCCGCAGTGTCACCCCGACAGCACCGACCAagagacgctgcagcgcaacttcatgatggcggcgcaggcgtaCACGGTGCTCTCTGATCCGAAGAAGCGCGCCATCTATGACATCTACGGTGAGGAGGGCGTCCGCCACGGTGGCACCGGCCAACAGGGGGTGCCGGGCGGTATCGACCTCGATTTCATTGATCCCAACGCCGTCTTCACCCGATTCTTCGGCGTCGACAACCCGTTCCAGGTGATCGGCAACGTGGATGCGGTGAAGAACAACCAGCACAACTTCTTTAGCGTCATCGCCGGCATGCCGCCGAACCCGCCCAAATGCCCGGCGATCGAAGTAAAGCTGCCGGTGACGCTCGAGGACGTATTTTACGGCGCCATGCGCCGAGCCGCGTGGAATGCGACGCATGCTGGCGTGCCAACACTCGATGCTGCTGTGACTACAACGGAGGAGTCTTACGAGGTGCGTGTAGAGAAGGGTGCGAGGACGGGCGATCATTTCACTGTCGAAGGCCGCGGCAACACCTACCCGGGGTACGCGCGTGGCGATgttgtcgtggtggtggacgTCATGCCGCACACTCGGTTTCGTCGGGAGGGCGACGACTTGGTCACAAAGGCAGACATCTCTCTCCGCGACGCGCTCTGCGGCACTACCGTGACGGTGAGCACGATGGAGGGCCGTGAGCTGTCCATCCTGATTGACGAGATTGTCGACCCTGCCTACCGCACGCGCATCACAGGGGAGGGTctgccgagcagcggcgtcggtgaTGCCACACGCGGAGACCTCATCATCGAGTTTACCACAAAGTTCCCAAGCTTCTTGACAGCGGAGCAGAAGGCAGAGATTGGTCGTATCTTGGATGCCAACTAG
- a CDS encoding 1-acyl-sn-glycerol-3-phosphateacyltransferase-l ik eprotein, putative, which yields MAERRHPNQFLRLLCTLYLILSLVLQWVIIWVAQVIFIVVSFPFTTSEFRQDICGHILRKVSFVGMDLLNPFWSIHVLNKFPEVKSKKVILMLNHLSGADPFVAIRSLMPRDGTWIAKAGLFRVPFGGWALYNAGDLPVHFRDKKTSFATVKGTVGPMMENARRRLRRGRMLCVFPEGIRNMNPDGPLNPFRLGFFSLAVDEGATIVPLAVSGTEKLWPRGSALMDAADAYFSFGDPIDARSFKSAEELSQHVWNVITELREKHPDRIELHARQAKA from the coding sequence ATGGCAGAACGGAGACACCCTAACCAGTTTCTCCGGTTATTGTGCACGTTGTACCTCATCCTGTCCCTGGTGCTGCAGTGGGTTATCATCTGGGTCGCACAGGTCATCTTCATCGTGGTCTCCTTTCCCTTCACGACGTCTGAGTTCCGCCAGGATATCTGCGGCCACATTTTGCGCAAGGTCAGCTTTGTTGGTATGGATCTGCTGAACCCGTTCTGGTCCATTCATGTCCTCAACAAGTTCCCGGAGGTGAAGAGCAAGAAGGTGATCCTCATGCTGAACCACCTCAGCGGTGCCGACCCATTTGTGGCCATCCGCTCCTTAATGCCCCGCGATGGCACGTGGATCGCGAAGGCTGGATTGTTCCGTGTACCGTTTGGTGGGTGGGCGCTGTACAACGCCGGCGACCTACCCGTGCACTTCCGTGACAAGAAGACAAGCTTTGCGACGGTGAAAGGCACGGTTGGCCCGATGATGGAAAACGCGCGAAGGCGTCTGCGCCGTGGCCGCATGCTCTGTGTCTTCCCGGAGGGTATTCGAAACATGAACCCCGACGGCCCGCTGAACCCGTTCCGCCTGGGattcttctctctcgctgtcgaCGAGGGAGCCACAATCGTGCCACTGGCAGTGAGCGGGACGGAAAAGCTATGGCCGCGCGGGTCGGCGCTGATGGACGCCGCGGACGCGTACTTTTCCTTTGGGGATCCAATCGACGCCAGAAGTTTTAAATCGGCCGAGGAGCTGTCGCAGCACGTGTGGAATGTCATCAcagagctgcgcgagaagcATCCGGACCGCATCGAGCTACATGCGCGGCAGGCGAAGGCTTAG